A single Pseudomonas brassicacearum DNA region contains:
- a CDS encoding NAD(P)/FAD-dependent oxidoreductase produces MRSTEVVIIGAGAAGLMCALTAAARGRQVMLLDHANKAGKKILMSGGGRCNFTNMYTEPGNFLSQNPHFCKSALARYTQWDFIALVAKHGVPYHEKKLGQLFCDNKSSDILGLLLEECDQAGVSLHLDTSITQIEKTDGGYLLQTTLGAIACQSLVIATGGLSIPTLGATGFGYQVAKQFGHELLPTRAGLVPFTITDQLKTLCTELSGTSVDCLVSCNDQSFRENILFTHRGLSGPAILQISSFWAPGDTVQINLLPDHDVPQWLQQQQAERPNSELKTLLGELFTKKMANLLADTWFVSKPMKQYTHAELADIAEKLASWNVIPAGTEGYRTAEVTLGGVDTREVSSKTMESLKSPGLYFIGEVLDVTGHLGGFNFQWAWASGYAAAQYV; encoded by the coding sequence TTGCGCTCTACCGAAGTCGTGATCATTGGCGCTGGCGCCGCAGGGTTGATGTGCGCGCTGACCGCGGCCGCGCGCGGGCGGCAGGTGATGTTGCTGGACCACGCCAACAAGGCCGGCAAGAAAATCCTCATGTCGGGCGGTGGACGCTGCAATTTCACCAACATGTACACCGAGCCGGGCAATTTCCTTTCGCAGAACCCGCACTTCTGCAAATCGGCCCTGGCCCGCTATACCCAATGGGATTTCATCGCCCTGGTGGCCAAGCACGGCGTGCCCTATCACGAGAAAAAGCTCGGCCAGTTGTTCTGCGATAACAAGTCCAGCGACATCCTTGGCTTGCTGCTGGAGGAATGCGACCAGGCCGGCGTCAGCCTGCACCTGGACACCTCGATCACGCAGATCGAAAAAACCGACGGCGGCTACCTGTTGCAAACCACCCTCGGCGCCATCGCCTGCCAATCCCTGGTGATCGCCACGGGCGGGCTGTCGATCCCGACCCTGGGGGCGACCGGTTTTGGTTATCAGGTGGCAAAACAGTTTGGCCATGAACTGCTGCCGACCCGCGCCGGCCTGGTGCCGTTCACCATCACCGATCAGCTCAAGACCCTCTGCACCGAACTGTCGGGCACGTCGGTGGATTGCCTGGTGAGCTGCAACGACCAGAGCTTTCGCGAGAACATCCTGTTCACCCACCGCGGTCTGAGCGGCCCGGCGATCCTGCAGATTTCCTCGTTCTGGGCGCCAGGGGACACGGTGCAGATCAACCTGTTGCCCGACCACGACGTGCCGCAATGGCTGCAACAGCAACAGGCCGAACGCCCCAACAGCGAACTCAAGACGTTGCTGGGCGAGTTGTTCACCAAGAAAATGGCCAACCTGCTGGCGGACACCTGGTTCGTCTCCAAACCCATGAAGCAATACACCCACGCGGAACTGGCGGACATAGCCGAGAAACTGGCGAGCTGGAACGTCATCCCCGCCGGCACCGAAGGCTACCGCACTGCCGAAGTCACCCTGGGCGGCGTCGATACCCGGGAAGTCTCGTCCAAGACCATGGAATCGCTGAAAAGCCCCGGCCTGTATTTCATCGGCGAAGTGCTGGACGTCACCGGGCACCTGGGCGGGTTCAACTTCCAGTGGGCGTGGGCATCAGGGTATGCGGCGGCGCAGTACGTCTGA
- the yccS gene encoding YccS family putative transporter, which translates to MSSTSFSQSLRRLWALDKFSYSVRVFIALTGSMGLCWYLDEMALLIPLFLGIIASALAETDDTWQGRLNALAVTLVCFTVAALSVELLFPYPILFIIALALAAFGLTMLGALGERYGAIASATLILSVYTMIGVDQRGGAVTDFWHEPLLLVAGAAWYGLLSVLWQALFSNQPVQQSLARLFRELGRYLKLKSSLLEPIRQLDVEARRLELAQQNGRVVAALNAAKEIILHRVGNGRPGSKVSRYLKLYFLAQDIHERASSSHYPYNALAEAFFHSDVLFRCQRLLRQQGKACQALAESIQLRQPFVYDDTFAEALNDLHASLEHLRIQSNPAWRGLLRSLRALSANLATMDRLLSDASNPDALADATDSSLLDRSPRNLKDVWLRLRTQLTPTSLLFRHALRLPLALSVGYAMVHLIHPSQGYWIILTTLFVCQPNYGATRRKLGQRIIGTAIGLTVAWALFDLFPNPLVQSSFAIAAGVVFFTNRTTRYTLATAAITIMVLFCFNQVGDGYGLLLPRLFDTLLGSLIAGLAVFLFLPDWQGRRLNKVLANTLTCNSIYLRQIMQQYAAGKSDDLAYRLARRNAHNADAALSTTLANMLMEPGHFRKETDVGFRFLVLSHTLLSYLSGLGAHRGTELPAQVREQLIDGAGVKLATSIDEIAQGLASKTPIVVQSDEEEALANELEQMPDEIDEGQRLVQTQLGLICRQLGPLRTLAAHLIKDTSEA; encoded by the coding sequence ATGTCATCGACTTCGTTTAGCCAGTCTCTGCGTCGCCTTTGGGCGTTGGATAAGTTCAGTTATAGCGTGCGGGTCTTCATCGCCCTGACCGGCAGCATGGGGCTGTGCTGGTACCTGGACGAGATGGCGCTGCTGATTCCCTTGTTCCTGGGCATCATCGCCAGCGCCCTGGCCGAGACCGATGACACCTGGCAAGGCCGCCTCAACGCGCTGGCCGTGACCCTGGTGTGCTTCACCGTCGCGGCACTGTCGGTGGAATTGCTGTTCCCCTACCCCATCCTGTTCATCATCGCCCTGGCCCTGGCAGCCTTTGGCCTGACCATGCTTGGTGCCCTGGGCGAGCGTTATGGTGCGATTGCCTCGGCCACGTTGATTCTTTCGGTCTACACCATGATCGGCGTGGACCAGCGCGGTGGCGCGGTCACCGACTTCTGGCATGAACCGCTGCTGCTGGTGGCCGGTGCCGCGTGGTACGGCCTGCTCTCGGTGTTGTGGCAAGCGCTGTTTTCCAACCAACCGGTGCAACAAAGCCTGGCGCGGCTGTTTCGTGAGCTGGGCCGTTACCTGAAGCTCAAATCGTCGCTTCTGGAGCCGATCCGCCAACTGGACGTCGAAGCCCGACGCCTGGAACTGGCCCAACAGAATGGCCGAGTGGTCGCGGCGCTGAACGCGGCGAAAGAGATCATCCTGCACCGCGTGGGCAATGGCCGCCCCGGCTCGAAAGTCAGCCGCTACCTGAAACTGTACTTCCTGGCCCAGGACATTCACGAACGCGCCAGCTCTTCCCACTACCCCTACAACGCCCTGGCCGAGGCCTTCTTCCACAGCGACGTGCTGTTCCGCTGCCAGCGCCTGCTGCGCCAGCAAGGCAAGGCCTGTCAGGCACTGGCCGAGTCGATCCAGCTGCGCCAGCCGTTCGTCTACGACGACACCTTTGCCGAGGCCCTCAACGACCTGCACGCGTCCCTCGAACACCTGCGCATCCAAAGCAACCCGGCCTGGCGCGGCTTGCTGCGATCGCTGCGAGCCCTGTCGGCCAATCTTGCCACCATGGATCGCCTGCTCAGCGATGCCAGCAACCCCGACGCCCTGGCCGACGCCACCGACAGCAGCCTGCTCGACCGCTCGCCGCGCAACCTCAAGGATGTCTGGCTGCGCTTGCGCACCCAGCTCACGCCGACCTCGCTGCTGTTCCGTCATGCCCTGCGCCTGCCCCTGGCCCTGAGCGTGGGCTACGCCATGGTGCATCTGATCCACCCGTCCCAGGGTTATTGGATCATCCTCACCACGCTGTTCGTCTGCCAGCCCAACTACGGCGCCACCCGGCGCAAGCTCGGCCAGCGGATCATCGGCACCGCCATCGGCCTGACGGTGGCCTGGGCGCTGTTCGATCTGTTTCCCAACCCGCTGGTGCAATCGAGCTTCGCCATTGCCGCCGGGGTGGTGTTCTTTACCAACCGCACGACCCGCTACACCCTGGCGACAGCGGCGATCACCATCATGGTGCTGTTCTGCTTCAACCAGGTGGGCGACGGCTACGGGCTGCTGCTGCCGCGGCTGTTCGATACCTTGCTCGGCAGCCTGATCGCCGGGCTTGCGGTGTTCCTGTTCCTGCCCGACTGGCAGGGCCGCCGGCTGAACAAGGTGCTGGCCAATACGCTGACCTGCAACAGCATTTACCTGCGCCAGATCATGCAGCAGTACGCCGCCGGCAAAAGCGACGACCTGGCCTATCGCCTGGCCCGACGCAACGCCCACAACGCCGATGCCGCGCTGTCCACCACGCTGGCCAACATGCTGATGGAGCCGGGGCATTTCCGTAAGGAAACCGATGTGGGGTTCCGCTTCCTGGTGTTGTCCCACACCCTGCTCAGTTACCTGTCTGGCCTGGGCGCCCACCGGGGCACCGAACTGCCGGCGCAGGTACGCGAACAACTGATCGATGGCGCGGGGGTGAAACTGGCGACGAGCATCGACGAAATCGCCCAGGGCCTGGCGAGTAAAACGCCGATTGTGGTCCAAAGCGACGAAGAGGAAGCCCTGGCCAATGAGCTTGAGCAGATGCCCGATGAAATCGACGAAGGACAGCGGTTGGTGCAGACGCAGTTGGGGTTGATCTGCCGGCAACTCGGTCCGTTGCGGACCTTGGCGGCGCATTTGATCAAGGACACCAGCGAGGCTTGA
- a CDS encoding substrate-binding periplasmic protein — protein MPRLHRALALIGLLLLSYEACAQKLRLVADAWPPFTDSTLINGGLATDIVSTALARAGYAADFEQVPWARAMLGIGEGRYDVLVNAWYSEERTHIGQFSAEYLLNRVRFLKRKGEAIQFDSLQQLRAYPIAVVRGYAYSKDFDQDLQMQKVPVHNFAMAVRMLAADRVKLTLEDEYVARYYLARESARVRNAVEFLPKALSENSLHILVSLKNPEHEQIVAGFDREIAAMKADGSYARLLKAHGM, from the coding sequence ATGCCGCGATTGCATCGAGCTCTTGCATTGATCGGGTTGCTGTTGCTGAGCTACGAGGCCTGTGCGCAAAAGCTGCGTCTGGTCGCCGATGCCTGGCCGCCCTTTACCGATTCCACGTTGATCAATGGTGGCCTGGCCACCGATATCGTCAGCACGGCCCTGGCCCGGGCCGGCTATGCCGCGGACTTCGAACAGGTGCCCTGGGCCCGGGCGATGCTGGGCATCGGCGAGGGCCGCTATGACGTGCTGGTCAACGCCTGGTACAGCGAAGAACGCACTCACATCGGCCAGTTCTCGGCCGAGTATCTGCTCAACCGCGTGCGTTTCCTCAAGCGCAAGGGCGAAGCGATTCAGTTCGACAGCCTGCAACAACTGCGTGCTTATCCCATCGCCGTGGTTCGGGGCTACGCCTATTCCAAGGACTTCGACCAAGACCTGCAAATGCAGAAAGTCCCTGTGCACAACTTCGCGATGGCGGTGCGCATGCTGGCTGCCGACCGCGTGAAGTTGACCCTGGAAGACGAGTACGTTGCCCGTTATTACCTGGCCCGCGAATCCGCCAGGGTGCGTAATGCCGTGGAATTTTTGCCGAAGGCGTTGAGTGAAAACAGCCTGCACATCCTGGTCAGCCTGAAGAACCCGGAGCATGAACAGATCGTGGCGGGGTTTGACCGGGAGATCGCTGCGATGAAGGCGGATGGGAGTTATGCGCGGTTATTGAAAGCTCACGGGATGTAG
- a CDS encoding GNAT family N-acetyltransferase has product MDIEWVCKHHNDLSKKQLYAILKLRAEVFVVEQNCAYQDVDGLDLEGDTCHLMAWQGNHLVAYLRLLDPHSQNSDVVIGRVIIAPQARGQGLGHTLMEQALKQAEKHWPGTSISLSAQAHLQGYYGRYGFEVVGVEYLEDGIPHIGMHRP; this is encoded by the coding sequence ATGGATATCGAGTGGGTCTGCAAACATCACAATGACCTGAGCAAGAAACAGCTGTATGCCATCCTCAAATTGCGTGCCGAAGTATTCGTTGTCGAGCAGAACTGCGCCTACCAGGATGTCGACGGCCTGGACCTTGAAGGCGACACTTGCCATCTGATGGCCTGGCAGGGCAACCACCTGGTGGCCTACCTGCGCTTGCTCGACCCGCACTCGCAAAACAGCGACGTGGTGATCGGGCGCGTAATCATCGCCCCGCAAGCACGCGGCCAAGGGCTGGGTCACACGCTGATGGAGCAAGCGCTCAAGCAGGCCGAGAAGCATTGGCCCGGTACGTCGATCTCATTGTCGGCCCAGGCGCATCTGCAGGGGTATTACGGACGGTATGGGTTTGAAGTGGTGGGCGTGGAATACCTGGAGGATGGGATTCCACACATCGGCATGCACCGGCCGTAG
- a CDS encoding winged helix-turn-helix domain-containing protein: MDVSKTKSSFYRRLYVAYLIESGVASNVPALIEATGMPRRTAQDTIAALADLDIVCEFEQEDGARNHAGRYRIRDWGAIDRGWIEGNLPRIKAVLEYP; the protein is encoded by the coding sequence ATGGACGTCAGCAAGACCAAGAGCAGCTTCTACCGTCGCCTGTACGTGGCTTACCTGATCGAGAGCGGCGTCGCCAGCAACGTCCCGGCCCTCATCGAAGCCACCGGCATGCCGCGGCGCACCGCCCAGGACACCATCGCCGCGCTGGCCGACCTGGATATCGTTTGTGAGTTCGAGCAAGAGGACGGCGCGCGCAATCATGCCGGGCGGTATCGGATTCGCGATTGGGGAGCGATCGATCGGGGGTGGATCGAAGGGAATTTGCCGCGGATCAAGGCGGTGCTTGAGTACCCGTAG
- a CDS encoding M48 family metallopeptidase: MTALKYLQAYPAALQAQVQQLIAQDRLGDYLQQRYPGRHSIQSDKALYGYALDLKQQYLRNAPAIDKVLFDSRLDLTHRALGLHTAVSRVQGGKLKAKKEIRIAALFKDAAPQFLNMIVVHELAHFKESDHNKAFYQLCEHMLPGYHQLEFDLRVYLTWRDLQPHKE, from the coding sequence ATGACCGCGCTCAAATACCTCCAGGCCTACCCCGCCGCCCTGCAAGCCCAAGTGCAGCAATTGATCGCCCAGGACCGACTGGGCGATTACCTGCAACAGCGCTATCCGGGCCGGCATTCGATCCAGAGCGACAAGGCCCTGTACGGTTATGCGCTGGACCTCAAGCAGCAATACCTGCGTAACGCGCCGGCCATCGACAAGGTGTTGTTCGACAGTCGCCTGGACCTGACCCACCGCGCCCTCGGCCTGCATACCGCGGTGTCACGGGTGCAGGGCGGCAAGCTCAAGGCCAAGAAGGAAATCCGCATCGCGGCCCTGTTCAAGGACGCGGCGCCGCAGTTCCTGAACATGATCGTGGTGCACGAGCTGGCGCACTTCAAGGAGTCGGACCACAACAAGGCGTTCTACCAACTCTGCGAGCACATGCTGCCGGGCTATCACCAGTTGGAATTCGACCTGCGGGTGTACCTGACCTGGCGGGACCTGCAACCCCACAAGGAATGA
- a CDS encoding putative bifunctional diguanylate cyclase/phosphodiesterase produces the protein MECAQPTLGEDSSVLLIVDDYPENLLSMRALLQRQDWQVMTASSGVEALNLLLEHDIDLVLLDVQMPEMDGFEVARLMRGSQRTRLTPIIFLTANEQSQDAVIKGYASGAVDYLFKPFDPQILKPKVQALLEHQRNRRALQRLSQDLEAARAFNASVLDNAAEGILVVDEHGCIRFANPSTCRLLNATAKQLQGMPFLDFLQKPHIPEWVDSDIHNAYRRGETWRLHDAVLRTAPGQQVSVALSCAPLPSEQKAMVVTLQDMSVVRHLHQQLEYQAVTDPLTGLLNRRGFYQTAENLLMRSERLESNWVLLYLDLDGFKRVNDLLGHDAGDRVLRWVSEQLKACLRPFDILARLGGDEFTALLDLEFPEQAAKIAEKLIERVAICQQIEGMDVALGASIGIATYPDCGANLDGLLRASDIAMYEAKRAGRQQYRFYDHEMNGRARSRLMLEESVRSAIENRDFNMVYQPQVSINDGRIRGFEALLRWQHPSVGDVPPGLFLPLLEEARLISRLGSWIYHRSAAQRKVWERLFADDLVLGVSLSSTQFGMPNLVTELRQVLERHALKPRQLEVEVTEDALMRNPDETQKQLRLLRHLGVRVALDDFGSGPCSLTHLRDLELDTLKLDRHLIARLPGSPRDAALAASVIDLCTQLGLRVIAEGVETHEQYQWLQAHGCEYVQGFLVARPLMAEDTDAFATPFDWSAVQA, from the coding sequence GATATCGACCTGGTTCTGCTGGATGTGCAGATGCCCGAGATGGACGGTTTCGAAGTGGCGCGCCTGATGCGTGGCAGCCAGCGCACGCGGCTCACGCCGATCATTTTCCTGACGGCCAACGAGCAATCCCAGGATGCAGTCATCAAGGGTTATGCCAGTGGCGCCGTGGATTACCTGTTCAAGCCCTTCGATCCGCAGATCCTCAAGCCTAAGGTCCAGGCGCTGCTCGAGCACCAGCGCAATCGCCGGGCCTTGCAGCGCCTGAGCCAGGATCTCGAAGCAGCCAGGGCTTTCAATGCCTCGGTGCTGGACAACGCCGCCGAAGGCATCCTGGTGGTGGATGAGCATGGGTGTATCCGCTTCGCCAACCCCTCCACCTGCCGCTTGCTCAATGCTACCGCCAAGCAGTTGCAGGGCATGCCGTTCCTGGATTTCCTGCAGAAACCGCACATTCCCGAGTGGGTCGATTCCGATATCCACAATGCCTATCGTCGGGGTGAAACCTGGCGCTTGCATGACGCGGTCCTGCGCACGGCACCCGGCCAGCAGGTGTCGGTGGCCTTGTCCTGTGCGCCGCTGCCCTCGGAGCAGAAGGCGATGGTGGTGACGCTCCAGGACATGTCGGTGGTTCGCCACTTGCACCAACAACTCGAATACCAGGCTGTCACGGACCCGTTGACCGGCTTGCTCAACCGCCGGGGGTTCTACCAGACGGCGGAAAACCTGTTGATGCGCAGCGAGCGACTGGAAAGCAACTGGGTGTTGCTGTACCTGGACCTCGACGGCTTCAAGCGGGTCAATGACTTGCTGGGACACGATGCCGGGGACCGGGTATTGCGCTGGGTGTCGGAGCAGTTGAAGGCGTGCCTGCGGCCATTCGATATCCTGGCGCGGCTGGGCGGGGATGAGTTCACGGCGCTGCTGGACCTGGAGTTTCCCGAGCAGGCGGCCAAGATCGCCGAGAAACTCATCGAGCGCGTCGCGATCTGCCAGCAGATCGAAGGCATGGACGTGGCATTGGGGGCCAGCATCGGCATCGCGACGTACCCCGATTGCGGCGCCAATCTCGATGGGTTGCTGCGGGCATCCGACATCGCCATGTACGAAGCCAAGCGTGCCGGCCGTCAGCAATACCGTTTTTACGATCATGAAATGAACGGTCGAGCCCGTTCACGGCTGATGCTGGAAGAAAGCGTGCGCTCGGCCATCGAGAACCGCGATTTCAATATGGTCTATCAACCGCAGGTGAGCATTAACGATGGGCGGATCCGCGGCTTCGAGGCGCTGTTGCGCTGGCAGCACCCCAGCGTTGGGGATGTTCCGCCGGGCCTGTTCCTGCCCTTGCTGGAAGAGGCGCGGTTGATCAGTCGCCTGGGCAGCTGGATTTATCATCGCAGCGCGGCTCAGCGCAAAGTCTGGGAACGGTTGTTCGCTGACGACCTGGTGTTGGGGGTGAGCCTGAGTAGCACCCAGTTCGGCATGCCCAACCTGGTGACCGAGTTACGCCAGGTCCTGGAGCGCCATGCCTTGAAGCCCAGGCAGTTGGAGGTCGAGGTGACCGAAGATGCGCTGATGCGCAATCCCGATGAAACCCAAAAGCAATTGCGCCTGCTGCGTCACCTCGGAGTGCGGGTGGCATTGGATGACTTTGGTTCGGGGCCTTGTTCTCTGACGCATCTGCGCGACCTTGAACTCGACACTCTCAAGCTCGACCGGCACCTGATCGCCCGCCTGCCAGGGTCGCCCCGGGATGCCGCGTTGGCCGCCTCGGTAATCGACCTGTGTACGCAACTGGGCTTGCGGGTGATTGCCGAAGGGGTGGAAACCCACGAGCAATATCAGTGGCTGCAGGCCCATGGCTGTGAGTACGTGCAGGGCTTCCTCGTGGCGCGGCCCTTGATGGCCGAAGACACCGATGCCTTTGCCACGCCGTTCGACTGGAGCGCGGTGCAGGCTTGA